AGGGGCATGTTGATTGATGCGTTCAAAGCTTTCTTCGCCACCTTTACAGCGAGAGGCGATTTCTCGATTATTTTAGCGGCAACCTCCTTTGCCCTCTCCATCAGCCTTTCGTGCTCCACAACCTCCTCAACCAGCCCTATTCTTAAAGCAGTCTGAGCATCGATTATCTCCCCCGTAAGAACAAGCTTTTTCGCCATCCCCAGCCCCACGAGCCTCGGCAGCCTCTGCGTCCCTCCCGCTCCGGGAATTATGGCGAGGTTTATCTCTGGCTGCCCGAACTTTGCCTTTTCACTGGCAATTCTTATGTCGCACGCCATCGCCAGCTCACAACCCCCACCGAGGGTGTATCCGTTAACTGCGGCAATCACCGGAATCTCAAGCTCCTCAATTCTCGAAAAGAGATCCGTTCCGAGCTTTGTTGCCTCAAAAGCCTTAATTGCATCCCTCTGAAGAAGCTCGTTGATGTCAGCGCCGGCAGCAAAGGCCTTGCCGCTGCCGGTAATGATTAAAACTCTTGCCACTTCCTCGATGCCCTCAATAACCTCAGCCAGCTCCATCCTCGTTTTGGTGTCAAGAGCGTTTAGCTTCTCTGGTCTGTTGAGGGTTGCAACAGCAATTTCACCATCAAGCTCAAGCTTGACTCTCTCTCCCATTCTCCCACCTCAAAGCTTTCCTATCAACCTTCTCGCAATTATCTGCTTCTGAACCTCTTTCGTTCCCTCGTAAATCTCCATCAGCTTCGCATCCCTGTAGTAGCGCTCTGCCGGATACTCGCCGATGTACCCGTAGCCACCATGAAGCTGCACGCACCAGTCTGCGACGTAAACAGCTGTCTCCCCTGCAAACCACTTGGCCATCGAGGAAAGCTCAGGCCTTGACTGCCCGATGCTGCACTGCCAAGCAGCCTGCCACGTCAGCAGCCTTGCAGCCTGAATGCGCGTCGCCATCTCGGCAATCTTGAATTGCGTGTGCTGAAATGCAGCAATCGGCTGCCCGAACTGCTTCCTCTGCTTAACGTAGTTCAAAGCAAGCTCAAAAGCCCCCTGAGCTATCCCCACAGCCTGAGCCGCCACCCTCGGTCTCGTGTGGTTGAAGAACTCCATGAGGTAGTAGAAGCCCTTTCCCGGCTCGCCCAGAATGTTCTCCTCCGGCACCTTTACATCTTTCAGCACAATCTCAGCTGTATCACTCGCCCTGAGGCCGAGCTTGTTCTTTATCTTCGTAGCCTTAAACCCCTTACTCTTGCTCTCCACAATGGCGAAGGTGAGGCCGTGGTGCCTCTTCTCCCCCTCGTAGGTTCTACCCAGAACCAAAACGAAATCGCAGACAGTGCCGTTGGTGATGAACATCTTGGTGCCGTTTATGACCCACTCGTCCCCCTCCTTGACGATTTTGGTCTTAACGTTAGCCACATCACTTCCCGCCTCTGGCTCGGTTGTCGCCATTGCCGAAATCCCGTGCCTCTCAGTCACCCATCTAAGATACTTCTCCTTCTGCTCCTCACTGCCGAACAGGATGAGAAGCTCAGTGCCGAAGGTTGAGCTAAGGCAAGCATTCCCTATCCCCGGACTAACCCTGTAGAACTCCTCCGTAACCAGAGCTTCCTCAAAAAGACTTAACCCCATACCCCCATACTCCTCAGGAATCTTCACTGTCGAGAAGCCAAGGTCTCTCGCCTTCCTGACGATTTCCATTGGATACTTTTCCTCTCTATCGCACTCCTCTATAACTTCGGGGGTGAACTCCTTCTCAGCAAACTCTCTCGCAGCCCTCCTTATGTCCTCCTGCTCAGGAGTTAGCTTAAAATCCATTCAAACCACCTCGAAGTAAACTTTCCAGACTCCAGTTTCGTCCTTGCCCGGCTTTAACCTCACAACGTCGCCAACCCTGACCTCTTTCGCCCATCCCATCACCCTCACTTCCCCAAATCTGGCGATGGCGATGGTGTAGGGCTCCCTGTGCCACTCAAAACCTGCGGGAATTGTGTGAACTGTGGTGAAAGCTTCAACAACCCCCTCTCCTGTAATCTCAACCCACTCAACCTCTCCACCGCAAAGGCATTCGGCCCTTGGCGGGTGGTGTTCTTTCCCGCAGCTTTTGCAGACGGTCTTGAAAACCTTCCCCTCTTCAAGCCCCTTCCAGTACCTTTCTGTCTTTGCCACGGGAATGCGGTGCTTCATCACGAGCTCACGACTCTCGATAAACATCCTCTCACCTCCCGAAAATCATGACAAAGGCAAAATGTCCCGTCCCGCCCACATTGTGCAGCAAAGCCCTGTTGTTCCTCAGTTCAACCTGCAACTCCCCAGCCTCTCCACGCAGCTGCTTTACGATTTCGTAAACCATCGCAACTCCTGTTGCTGCCAACGGATGACCTTTCGCCTTTAAACCGCCGAAGGTATTTACAGGAAGCTTTCCGCCCAGCTCTGTCTCCCCGCTCTCCACAAGCTTCCCTCCCTCGCCCTTCCTGCAGAAGCCGAGGTCTTCGTAGGCCATAATCTCGGCGATGGTAAAGCAGTCGTGCACAGTAGCAAAATCAAGCTGCTTTACCGGCTCCTCTATGCCAGCCTTCCTGTAAGCCATCTCCCTCGCCAGAACCGTAGCTTTAAGGCCGACAAAGCTCTCCCTGTTGGTCATATTTGAGGTGTCTGATGCGTAGCCAACCGAGTCAATCCACACGACATCGTCAATGCCGAGCTCCCTTATCTTCTCCTCACTCGCCAGAATTGCTGCTGCCGAGCCATCGCTTATCGGGGAGCAGTCGTAGAGCTTCAGTGGATAGGTGATGTACCTCGAATTCAGCACGTCCTCAACGGCAATCTCCTTCTGGAAGTGCGCCTTCGGGTTTCTGGCAGCGTTTCTGTGAGCCTTAACCGCAACCTTTGCCATCTGCTCCTCAGTAGTTCCATACTTCGCCATGTGGGCGGTTGCGTGCATTGCGTAGTAAGCGGGAAAGGTCGTGCCGTACTGGTGGAACTCCCACAGATAATTCCCCGCCCTGCCGCCGATAGCGAGGGAGGTGGCAGTGTCAACCTCAGTCATCTTCTCCACGCCAATGGCTATGGCCACGTCAGCCATGCCTGAAGCGATTGATGTGTACGCTGTATAAACCGCAGCAGCTCCTGTTGCACAGGCAGCCTCCACCCTCAGAGGCCCCTTACCCGCAAAACCGCAATACTCGTTTACAGGAACAGCAGGCATCAGCTCGTATCCCCTCGTATTTACTGATCCAACAACGCTCAGCTCAACCTCATCCTGAGTTATCCCTGCATCGTCAAGCGCCTCCTTAACAGCCTCATAGGCAAGCTCCTGAATTACAGCATCATCTCTTCTCCCAAACCTTGAACATCCAACGCCGATAACTCCAACTCTCATTGAAAAAAGTAGTCGTGTAATATTTAATGTTTTCGTGAAATATGAATTTTGCCTTGCAGCTCTATGCGTAGAGTTGGAACTATGTTTTGGTTCTGATGGTCGTTCTACGATGATCTTTGTGCGTTTTAGAGGATATGTAGGTTGCAAGGTGATTAATCTTTATTCCCTTCTTAACGAACCACTCCATGAACTTCCTGCGCTCCTCGTTGAACTCCTCAATGTCTCTGTACCTTACTACGAAGCAGAGGTCGTAGGCGGAGCCAACGAGTTCAAGAACGTTCTCCACGTAGTCGAGCTTGTTGAAGTGCTCTATAATCTCGTCTATCCTCGTCTTCGACTCAATGTCGAGGTCGACGAAGGTTACAGTGAGCATGCTAAGCCCGAGCTTCTGGTAATTTGCCTTCCAGTAACCCTCCTTAATTTTTATTAGATATCCGTTGTCTTCAAGGGCTCTGACTCTGTTCTGAACAGTCCTGAGCGTTATTCCGAGCATCTCGGCAATCTCGCTCTGAGTTTTACCCCTTAAAATGTTCTCGATAATGGCCATATCGATATCGTCAAGCTGGCCTTTTCGCATAGTATGAAAGTAAACTAAAAATATAAAAATTTTATGTTTGCCATTAAATGGCAATTTTAATTGCAATTAAAGTGTAAGTATCTCACCTTCGAATTTCCGCCCATTTGTCTTCATTTTCAGCAACTCTCACTCTGCGAACGTTAAGTCCCTTTTCCGCAAGTTCGCTGAATATTCTCAGGCAGATGTTCTCCGAGGTTGGAATTTCGATCTGCTCGTTGAGCAGTGTGTGGTCGAACTTAGCCACCACCTCGTTGACAATTCTCTTTAGGTCGAAGAAGTCCATGACCATCCCGTTCTCCTTTACTTTGCCCGATATCTCCACTTCAACCTTGAAGTTGTGGCCGTGAACTTTTCCACACTTTTTGTGGCCCGGGATGCTGTGTGCTGCGCTGAAGGATGTGGATATGCCAATTATCATCTCCTCTTCCATCATCTCACCCCCAGATACTTGTGAACCTGCGGAATCACCCTCGTGTCGGCGAAGTCAATCATACGCTTCTGCAGCTTAAGAATTTTTTCCACCCTGCTGCCGAAGACAGGCTGAAGGACAAATCCGAAAACGTAATTTTTGATCTCGTACGCCGAGTTAAGAACTTCATCAGCATCAAATTTATCGGGAAGGACTATTTTGCAGAAAGTCTTTCTCCTTCTGGTGTTTCTCAATACTTTAAAGCATTTTACAGTTTTTTGGAATACTTCATCGTAGTTTTTCAGCCCTGCTTCCCTTACCTTCAAATCTCCTGCAACGTAATCGCAGAATTTGAGCTTTTTAGCCTTTTCAGGCAGAGTCATATTCGATTCAAGGTAAAAGGGGTGCGTTTTGCTCAGAGATGCTATAAACTCAGCCTGCAGCATGGGCTCACCACCGGTAAAGCACACTGAGTGGACTTTGCTGGAGTCTATCCGCCCCTGAACGTACTCGGCAGAAACTGGATTCTTAAGGGTTCTGTTTGCAGTCAAATCCAAACAGTTTTCAGACGTTTTTGGTGTGTCGCAGTAGTAGCAGTTAAGATTGCATCCCGCAAATCTCACGAAAAGCTGCCTGACGCCAATGTAAAACCCCTCTCCCTGAATCGACTCGAAAATTTCAATCAGATTTGCCCTCATTCCTCGCCCTCATCTCCTCGTAAATTTTCACCGCATTTTTCCATTCCTCATCGCTGAGGAGAGGGTCCTTCACTCCGTTGGCAAGGAAGGCTTCAGTGCGCTCAAGGCACGTCCCGCAGCTCAAGCAAGGCCTATCGCCCCCTTCATAGCAGCTCCAGGTAAGCTCGTAGGGAACTCCCAGCTTTAAACCAAGCCTCACGATGTCCGCCTTGGTCATGTCCACGAAGGGCGCCCTAACCTCCACAGGCGTCCAGATGTTTGCAAGATAAACTGCAGTATCAAGAGCTTTAACGAACTCCTTCCTGCAGTCTGGGTAGATGCTGTAGTCGCTGAGGTGTGCTGCATAGTGCACTTCCTTCGCTCCGATTTTTACCGCATAGCCTGCTGCTATTGACAGCAGAATCATGTTTCTGTTTGGAACGATTGTTCTCCGCTGAACTTCCTCGCTGTAAAATGCCTTTGGAACCTCCTCTTCCCCCGTCAAGGCCCCGTAAGAGATGAGGTCGTGAATTGTAGAGATGTCGACCTTGAGATGTCGAACTTTAGCAGCCTTTGCAACTTTTTCGGCGCTTTCGATTTCCTTGGAATGCTTTTGGCCGTAGAAGAACGTTAGAGCGTGAACCTCGTAACCTCCGTCGAGCAAGTAGTAAAGGAGTGTTGAGGAATCAATCCCACCACTCAGGAGCATTACGGCTTTCATGTAGAAGGTGGATTTCAAAGTTATATGAAGTCATCGCCCTTTAAACCACAATATTCATAAATCCTATGCAGAATTTTTCATCTGAGCGGGGGTTGCCGAGCGGACAAAGGCGCAGGATTGAGGGTCCTGTCCCGTAGGGGTTCGAGGGTTCGAATCCCTCCCCCCGCATTTAGTTCTGTTCGTTGAGTTTGGGAGGTTCAAGAAGCATGTCCAAGTAAAAGATATCTCTGATGACGAAAAGAAGATTTACACGTCCACTTTCAATCCCATTTTGGTCTGATTTCAACTTACTGTGTTCCGAGCTTTCAGAGGCAGGCCAAGAGCTCTTTTAATCCCATTTTGGTCTGATTTCAACCTTCATGTGCTCTCAACCAGTAGTATATTGTCCTAACTGCTTTCAATCCCATTTTGGTCTGATTTCAACAGGCCCGGAATCAACAGGAACACCTGATACACGAATACTTTCAATCCCATTTTGGTCTGATTTCAACATGCGGAATTAACAGCATTATCAGGAAAGCGATTATGACTTTCAATCCCATTTTGGTCTGATTTCAACGGGGGGAGGATGAGAGCTCTGTTTGCCGTTCTGGTGTCTTTCAATCCCATTTTGGTCTGATTTCAACTTTCTGGCATGGGGAGTTAGCAGGAACGTGGCAGGCTACTTTCAATCCCATTTTGGTCTGATTTCAACGTTAAGCTCTCGGTCGGGCTCTTTGCTCGGTAGAACCCTTTCAATCCCATTTTGGTCTGATTTCAACGACTGTAATCTCAACTCCTCCGCCATCTTCTGAAACTCCTTTCAATCCCATTTTGGTCTGATTTCAACCACATTGACGTGGCGGATTAAGCGCTTGTGGAAAGTGTTTTCTTTCAATCCCATTTTGGTCTGATTTCAACGATGAAGCCATATTTGTCGCATTATTCCACGACGTCCTTTCAATCCCATTTTGGTCTGATTTCAACCTTCTCAACTATCGGTTGTTTGACATTTGTATCCTTTCCTTTCAATCCCATTTTGGTCTGATTTCAACGAAGTTCCACATTCCCGTGACTTTCAAGAAGATTATGCTTTCAATCCCATTTTGGTCTGATTTCAACACAATCTGATCGAACAGATTACCAGTCAAAGCAACTCCCTTTCAATCCCATTTTGGTCTGATTTCAACTTGCTGAGCTCAGAGGCTTTACCGCTAACACTCGCCTTAACGCTTTCAATCCCATTTTGGTCTGATTTCAACTTGTCAGTTCTCTTCTGATCGATTCGGCCAGAGTGGTATATTCTTTCAATCCCATTTTGGTCTGATTTCAACCTGAGTCTGCTTACTCCAAGATTTATGTCTCTGTATGTCTCTTTCAATCCCATTTTGGTCTGATTTCAACCCGGCAAAACAAGATACCACGATTTCTTCCCATGCCACTTTCAATCCCATTTTGGTCTGATTTCAACCTCCGACTATCACCCAGTCAAACCCCTCGAAGTCCGACTTTCAATCCCATTTTGGTCTGATTTCAACAGGTGCCTTGTAACCTTTCTATTTTTTGATTGCTCTCTTTCAATCCCATTTTGGTCTGATTTCAACTACCGAGCTGCTCAGCGTTGGGATGGAGTATTTCACGCTTTCAATCCCATTTTGGTCTGATTTCAACCTGCGGGGGAGCAGCCCATCGCCGAATACGACAACCTTTCAATCCCATTTTGGTCTGATTTCAACTACTCCCCTGAAACCTCCTCAGAGCCTTCGTGTCCTCTTTCAATCCCATTTTGGTCTGATTTCAACCGTTCGGCGTCGTAGAGGAAGAGAAGAGGGAGTCCAGACTTTCAATCCCATTTTGGTCTGATTTCAACGAGGCGTTCATCAAGGAGGCTTACCGAGTTCTAAAAAAAGACTTTCAATCCCATTTTGGTCTGATTTCAACAGTCGTTTTGAAAACCACCGAGCCGTCAGCGGTTGCGACCCCTTTCAATCCCATTTTGGTCTGATTTCAACTAAGATCCTGAAGCCAGATCCAGACCTCAAAGAAGGCCTTTCAATCCCATTTTGGTCTGATTTCAACCAATCTCGTCGTCAGCAATCGAGATATTAGCAGTTCCCGACTTTCAATCCCATTTTGGTCTGATTTCAACTATTTAGCCCTCTTAACGACCCGTTCTTCGCTGTTTATCTTTCAATCCCATTTTGGTCTGATTTCAACTTTAAGAACCTTGAATGTCTTACCTGCTGGAAGTCTAAACCCTTTCAATCCCATTTTGGTCTGATTTCAACTCAGCCACGTCGTTGAACCGATGCTCGCAGACTTCAACGGCTCCCTTTCAATCCCATTTTGGTCTGATTTCAACTCCGTAACTATGCTATTGTTCTCAAGCAAATTATACTCTTTCAATCCCATTTTGGTCTGATTTCAACCAGGAGGAATGATATGTTTATTGGACAAAGACAGGTCTTTCAATCCCATTTTGGTCTGATTTCAACATCGCCAATTGCCTCAACACTCACTTTGCCATAGCAATACAACTTTCAATCCCATTTTGGTCTGATTTCAACTTCGGGGGATTTGATGAGTTGCTTCTCCTCTTGCCCTTCTTTCAATCCCATTTTGGTCTGATTTCAACTCCCCTCTGGAGTTCGTGAGGTATGCCTCCTTTATCTTTCAATCCCATTTTGGTCTGATTTCAACGGCCGAGCTGAAGCTGCTCTATGTCGGAGAGTTCCACTTTCAATCCCATTTTGGTCTGATTTCAACTAACGAATCTCAAAGCCCTCGCATTGGAAAGGGTCGCTTTCAATCCCATTTTGGTCTGATTTCAACCAAGTACAGACTCTCGAAGCCGCCCGTAAAATCGCTCTTTCAATCCCATTTTGGTCTGATTTCAACAAACCCCCCTCTTGGTGGAGTTGGCAAAGATTATGTCCTTTCAATCCCATTTTGGTCTGATTTCAACTCACGACGCTCCCTAACGGTAAGGCAATAGTTAAAAGCTTTCAATCCCATTTTGGTCTGATTTCAACTAGGGCAACAGTTGTTCGATCTCCTCTCTCGTTAAGCTTTCAATCCCATTTTGGTCTGATTTCAACTGTTCAATCAAGTCAAAACGTATTACTCTCAAAGCGCTTTCAATCCCATTTTGGTCTGATTTCAACCATTAACAGCTCTCAGAACGATTTGGGACAGAACAATCTTTCAATCCCATTT
The nucleotide sequence above comes from Archaeoglobus fulgidus DSM 4304. Encoded proteins:
- a CDS encoding enoyl-CoA hydratase/isomerase family protein — protein: MGERVKLELDGEIAVATLNRPEKLNALDTKTRMELAEVIEGIEEVARVLIITGSGKAFAAGADINELLQRDAIKAFEATKLGTDLFSRIEELEIPVIAAVNGYTLGGGCELAMACDIRIASEKAKFGQPEINLAIIPGAGGTQRLPRLVGLGMAKKLVLTGEIIDAQTALRIGLVEEVVEHERLMERAKEVAAKIIEKSPLAVKVAKKALNASINMPLKEGLRYEASLFALLFSSEDAKEGMRAFLEKRKPEFRGR
- a CDS encoding acyl-CoA dehydrogenase family protein; the protein is MDFKLTPEQEDIRRAAREFAEKEFTPEVIEECDREEKYPMEIVRKARDLGFSTVKIPEEYGGMGLSLFEEALVTEEFYRVSPGIGNACLSSTFGTELLILFGSEEQKEKYLRWVTERHGISAMATTEPEAGSDVANVKTKIVKEGDEWVINGTKMFITNGTVCDFVLVLGRTYEGEKRHHGLTFAIVESKSKGFKATKIKNKLGLRASDTAEIVLKDVKVPEENILGEPGKGFYYLMEFFNHTRPRVAAQAVGIAQGAFELALNYVKQRKQFGQPIAAFQHTQFKIAEMATRIQAARLLTWQAAWQCSIGQSRPELSSMAKWFAGETAVYVADWCVQLHGGYGYIGEYPAERYYRDAKLMEIYEGTKEVQKQIIARRLIGKL
- a CDS encoding Zn-ribbon domain-containing OB-fold protein, which codes for MFIESRELVMKHRIPVAKTERYWKGLEEGKVFKTVCKSCGKEHHPPRAECLCGGEVEWVEITGEGVVEAFTTVHTIPAGFEWHREPYTIAIARFGEVRVMGWAKEVRVGDVVRLKPGKDETGVWKVYFEVV
- a CDS encoding thiolase domain-containing protein is translated as MRVGVIGVGCSRFGRRDDAVIQELAYEAVKEALDDAGITQDEVELSVVGSVNTRGYELMPAVPVNEYCGFAGKGPLRVEAACATGAAAVYTAYTSIASGMADVAIAIGVEKMTEVDTATSLAIGGRAGNYLWEFHQYGTTFPAYYAMHATAHMAKYGTTEEQMAKVAVKAHRNAARNPKAHFQKEIAVEDVLNSRYITYPLKLYDCSPISDGSAAAILASEEKIRELGIDDVVWIDSVGYASDTSNMTNRESFVGLKATVLAREMAYRKAGIEEPVKQLDFATVHDCFTIAEIMAYEDLGFCRKGEGGKLVESGETELGGKLPVNTFGGLKAKGHPLAATGVAMVYEIVKQLRGEAGELQVELRNNRALLHNVGGTGHFAFVMIFGR
- a CDS encoding Lrp/AsnC family transcriptional regulator, which gives rise to MRKGQLDDIDMAIIENILRGKTQSEIAEMLGITLRTVQNRVRALEDNGYLIKIKEGYWKANYQKLGLSMLTVTFVDLDIESKTRIDEIIEHFNKLDYVENVLELVGSAYDLCFVVRYRDIEEFNEERRKFMEWFVKKGIKINHLATYISSKTHKDHRRTTIRTKT
- the queD gene encoding 6-carboxytetrahydropterin synthase QueD encodes the protein MMEEEMIIGISTSFSAAHSIPGHKKCGKVHGHNFKVEVEISGKVKENGMVMDFFDLKRIVNEVVAKFDHTLLNEQIEIPTSENICLRIFSELAEKGLNVRRVRVAENEDKWAEIRR
- a CDS encoding 7-carboxy-7-deazaguanine synthase QueE, whose product is MRANLIEIFESIQGEGFYIGVRQLFVRFAGCNLNCYYCDTPKTSENCLDLTANRTLKNPVSAEYVQGRIDSSKVHSVCFTGGEPMLQAEFIASLSKTHPFYLESNMTLPEKAKKLKFCDYVAGDLKVREAGLKNYDEVFQKTVKCFKVLRNTRRRKTFCKIVLPDKFDADEVLNSAYEIKNYVFGFVLQPVFGSRVEKILKLQKRMIDFADTRVIPQVHKYLGVR
- the queC gene encoding 7-cyano-7-deazaguanine synthase QueC codes for the protein MKAVMLLSGGIDSSTLLYYLLDGGYEVHALTFFYGQKHSKEIESAEKVAKAAKVRHLKVDISTIHDLISYGALTGEEEVPKAFYSEEVQRRTIVPNRNMILLSIAAGYAVKIGAKEVHYAAHLSDYSIYPDCRKEFVKALDTAVYLANIWTPVEVRAPFVDMTKADIVRLGLKLGVPYELTWSCYEGGDRPCLSCGTCLERTEAFLANGVKDPLLSDEEWKNAVKIYEEMRARNEGKSD